TGTCGGTCCGGGTGTACATCCCCGGGCGTTCCTTGACCGGCTCGAGGCCTTTCAGGACGCGGATGGATCGTTCGTCGTATCGGGAGGAGGTCATGCGTGGGGGGCGTTCGGTGAATCCGGCATTTTAAGCGGTCGCGCCTGCCTGTGCGAACCTGCGGTGGCGGACACGGCGTCTGACACCCGACAAGCGGTTGGCCTCGCTGCGGAAGCACAGACGGGGTAATCTCCCGCGGGCGGGTCCACTCCATTGAAGCGCTCCCTGAGCGGCCCCTCGCAACTCCGATACGAAAGGAAATGCCCATGAATACCCGCCTCGGGTGCGCGATCGCCCTCGCCTGCCTTCCTCTGGCCCTGTCCTTCCCGTCCGCCGCGCAGGAGACCGTGCGCCTGAACGGCGCCGCAAGCGCCGTTGACAACCTCGTCACGCCCAACAAGGCCGCCGTCGAGAAGGCGACCGGCTATGTCCTTGTGGTGGACAAGAGCAACGCCGGGAAGGGCCTTATCGACCTGGTCGATGGCAAGTGCGACGCAGCGCTCGCCGCCGCGGACCTCGAGACCACCGTCGCCGCCGCCAAGGCGGGCGGACGCGTGGTGGACGCCACGAAGCTGCAGATGGTCGCCATCAAGAGCGACCAGATCGTGTTCGTCGTGAACCCGGCCAATGCGGTGCGCAGCCTCACGCACGCGCAGATCCGCGACATCCACACGGGCAGGATCGCCAACTGGAAGGAAGTTGGCGGCGCCGACCTCGCGATCCTGGTCGTCACCGATACCGCTTCCAGCGCCACGCGCGGCCTCATCCGGCAGGCGGTGCTGAAAGGCGCGGACTACGTCGCCATGGCCAAGGCCGTCCCGGTGGACAGGATCAGCGACGAGGTGGCCGCGGCGCCCGGCGCGATCGGCGGGCTGGGGGCCGGCTTCGTGAAGCCCGGGGCCGTCGCGGTGGTGGTGACCGACAAGGTCGAACGGCCGCTGGGGCTCGTGACGATCGGCGCGCCGAGCGAGAAGGTGGCCCGCGTCATCGCGGCGCTGAAGGCCCAGGTCGCGCGCTGAACTTCGGTTAGGGAGAAACAGGGTCAGCGTACTTTGCACAATTCTTGCACAAAGTACGCTGACCCTGTTTCTCCCTAACGCTGGACGTCCACGATCTTGACCTTCACCTTGCGTTCCCTGCGTTCGCGGATCACGGTCAGTTCGGCCACGGTGCCGATGCCGGCGCGGTCGAGTTCAGCGGCGAAGATGCCCATCGCCTCCACGGGATGTCCGTTCACCGCGATGATCACGTCGCCCACCTCTCCGGTGCGGCGGTCGACGGCCACGAGGCCGGCGTCGGAGGCGGGAGAGCCGCGCATCACCTCCGCAACCACCACGCCGGTGATTCCCGCCCGCGCGGCGATCACGGGATCCACGGCGCGAATGCCGATCCCGGGCAGCGACGCCTTTCCGCGCGCGATGAGTTGCGGAACGATGCGGTTCACGAGGTCCACGGGAATGGCCAGGCCAACACCCGCCGAGGCGCCCGAAATCGACCGGATGGCGGAGTTCACGCCGACGAGGCGCCCGGCGCTGTCGAGCAACGGCCCACCCGAGTTGCCCGGATTGATGGCCGCATCCGTCTGGATCGCCCCGGCGATCTCGCGAAACTCCGAGGTGGGCAGGTGACGGTCCAGCGCGCTCACGATGCCGGTGGTAAGCGTGCGCGAAAGACCGAAGGGGTTTCCGATGGCGTACACCGTCTGCCCGATGCGCAGATCGCGCGATGTTCCCAGCGGGATGGGCTTCAGGTACTTCGGGGGCGTGGCGAGCTTGACCACGGCGAGGTCGTAGTCCTCCGCAAAACCGACGACTTTCGCCTCCATGGGCTTGCCGGCATCCAGGCTCACCGCGACGCTTCGCGCGCCGGCCAGGACGTGGAAATTGGTGACGATGTGGCCTTCCGTGTCCCAC
This Betaproteobacteria bacterium DNA region includes the following protein-coding sequences:
- a CDS encoding substrate-binding domain-containing protein produces the protein MNTRLGCAIALACLPLALSFPSAAQETVRLNGAASAVDNLVTPNKAAVEKATGYVLVVDKSNAGKGLIDLVDGKCDAALAAADLETTVAAAKAGGRVVDATKLQMVAIKSDQIVFVVNPANAVRSLTHAQIRDIHTGRIANWKEVGGADLAILVVTDTASSATRGLIRQAVLKGADYVAMAKAVPVDRISDEVAAAPGAIGGLGAGFVKPGAVAVVVTDKVERPLGLVTIGAPSEKVARVIAALKAQVAR
- a CDS encoding trypsin-like peptidase domain-containing protein, which codes for MSSMKKSLLFAAAVMSAAAALSPWAQKGGAPEPRAVTPRGPLQPHELALANLFEATAPSVAYITTERLERNGLFSAGVAQGAGSGFVWDTEGHIVTNFHVLAGARSVAVSLDAGKPMEAKVVGFAEDYDLAVVKLATPPKYLKPIPLGTSRDLRIGQTVYAIGNPFGLSRTLTTGIVSALDRHLPTSEFREIAGAIQTDAAINPGNSGGPLLDSAGRLVGVNSAIRSISGASAGVGLAIPVDLVNRIVPQLIARGKASLPGIGIRAVDPVIAARAGITGVVVAEVMRGSPASDAGLVAVDRRTGEVGDVIIAVNGHPVEAMGIFAAELDRAGIGTVAELTVIRERRERKVKVKIVDVQR